One Porphyromonas pogonae genomic region harbors:
- a CDS encoding NAD(+) synthase — protein MKYGFIKVAAAVPFVKVADCNYNIERIEKMIFDADSKGVEIIAFPELCITGYTCGDLLLHPYLIDKAAECLCRLVERTKECELMAIVGMPVRVEEKLFNAAVAFQKGKILGAIPKSYLPNYREFQEARWFTPARDLKFSIAHIGSFDVPIGHNIIFSSGNIGIGVEICEDMWTPYTPGTRLSLYGAEIIFNLSASNENAGKHTYLRSLISGLSSQSLCGYVYSSCGYGESSTDLVYTGKAFIAECGKIIEEMKRFEYSERMLINDIDVSYIQNERLINSSFKAAVSDYATEELTEIPFMLKSEGHSAPITRSVEKNPFLPDNIHRAERSQEIYDIQVCGLAQRLKHIHSDHAVIGISGGLDSTLALLVTVGAFDFLGIPRENIIGITMPGFGTTSQTYNNALDMMKYLGITAKDIDITDACMRHFSDIGHDPEVHDTTYENAQARERTQILMDTANKYYAPVIGTGDLSELALGWCTFNGDHMSMYSVNAGVPKTSVQLIVRHLADTDYFGNDTSKTLRSVLDTPISPELKPKSNNGEMTQITENIVGPYELHDFFIYHFLYNEYKPEKIFYLAQVAFEGQYTKKEIKKWMKTFYHRFFSQQYKRNCMPDGPKVSRISLSPRGDWRMPSDASSAMWLEEIDSFSEE, from the coding sequence ATGAAATACGGCTTTATCAAAGTGGCTGCTGCCGTTCCTTTTGTCAAGGTAGCAGATTGCAATTACAATATTGAGAGGATTGAAAAAATGATCTTTGATGCTGACAGCAAAGGTGTAGAAATCATAGCCTTTCCTGAACTTTGCATCACAGGCTACACTTGTGGAGATCTATTGCTCCATCCCTATCTTATTGATAAAGCAGCGGAGTGTTTGTGCCGACTGGTCGAGCGTACCAAAGAGTGTGAACTAATGGCTATCGTAGGAATGCCTGTAAGAGTGGAGGAAAAGCTGTTCAATGCTGCTGTAGCATTCCAAAAAGGCAAAATCCTGGGAGCTATACCCAAAAGCTACTTACCCAATTACAGGGAATTTCAAGAAGCACGTTGGTTTACTCCCGCCCGTGACCTCAAGTTCTCCATTGCACACATAGGTTCATTCGATGTGCCCATAGGTCATAATATTATTTTCAGCTCCGGTAATATTGGTATCGGAGTAGAGATATGCGAGGATATGTGGACACCTTATACCCCCGGTACACGACTATCTCTTTACGGAGCAGAGATTATCTTCAACTTATCAGCCAGTAATGAAAACGCCGGCAAACACACCTATTTACGATCACTCATCAGCGGACTTTCATCCCAAAGTCTTTGCGGGTATGTCTATAGTTCTTGCGGATATGGAGAGAGTTCCACCGATTTGGTATACACAGGTAAAGCCTTCATAGCAGAGTGTGGTAAAATTATAGAAGAGATGAAGCGGTTTGAATATAGTGAGAGGATGCTTATCAATGATATCGATGTTTCTTATATACAAAATGAACGCCTTATCAACTCAAGTTTCAAAGCTGCTGTCTCGGACTATGCAACCGAGGAGCTTACAGAGATTCCTTTTATGTTGAAATCAGAAGGCCATTCTGCCCCCATAACACGATCAGTAGAAAAAAATCCTTTCTTGCCCGATAATATCCATAGAGCCGAACGCTCCCAAGAGATTTATGATATCCAGGTATGCGGTCTGGCCCAAAGGCTCAAACACATACACAGTGACCACGCTGTGATAGGGATTTCGGGAGGTCTGGACTCTACACTCGCACTTCTGGTCACTGTAGGAGCTTTTGATTTTCTTGGTATACCTCGCGAAAATATTATCGGGATTACAATGCCCGGCTTTGGTACTACTTCACAAACATATAATAATGCACTGGATATGATGAAATATCTGGGTATTACCGCCAAAGATATTGATATCACAGATGCTTGCATGAGACACTTCTCCGATATTGGTCATGACCCCGAAGTACATGATACTACTTACGAAAATGCACAAGCTCGTGAGCGTACCCAAATCCTGATGGATACGGCGAACAAATACTATGCACCTGTCATCGGCACAGGCGATTTGTCTGAACTAGCTTTGGGTTGGTGCACTTTCAATGGCGATCATATGTCCATGTATTCAGTAAATGCAGGTGTTCCCAAAACATCAGTTCAGCTGATAGTGAGGCATCTTGCAGACACAGACTACTTCGGCAATGACACGTCCAAAACACTCAGAAGCGTGCTTGATACTCCTATAAGTCCTGAACTTAAACCTAAAAGTAATAATGGAGAAATGACACAGATCACCGAAAACATTGTGGGGCCTTATGAGCTGCATGATTTCTTCATCTATCATTTTCTTTACAACGAGTACAAGCCGGAAAAGATCTTTTATCTGGCCCAAGTAGCTTTCGAGGGGCAATATACCAAAAAAGAGATCAAGAAATGGATGAAAACATTCTACCATAGATTTTTCTCCCAGCAGTACAAACGCAACTGTATGCCCGACGGGCCCAAAGTAAGCCGTATAAGCCTATCACCAAGGGGGGACTGGCGCATGCCCAGCGATGCCAGCAGTGCTATGTGGTTAGAAGAAATAGATTCTTTCTCCGAAGAATAA
- the tgt gene encoding tRNA guanosine(34) transglycosylase Tgt, with the protein MLKFDIEHNCNQTSARAGSITTDHGVIPTPIFMPVGTVGSVKAVHMTELKEDIGAKIILGNTYHLYLRPGLETLYMAGGLHKFNSWDGPILTDSGGYQVFSLAERRKITEEGVTFRSHIDGSKHLFTPEGVMDIERKIGADIMMAFDECCPGDADYKYAKDSLELTQRWLMRCVKRVKETDPLYGYHQSLFPIVQGCVYPDLRSQAAEHVASLGAEGNAIGGLAVGEPTEKMYEMVELTNSILPKDKPRYLMGVGTPINLLENIARGVDMFDCIMPTRNGRNGQLFTWHGTINIRNAKWAREFSPIDPLGTSFVDKQYSLAYLHHLIKTQEILGLQIASIHNLAFYLDLVTEARKQIIEGTFSSWKEKMVKQLDNRL; encoded by the coding sequence ATGCTGAAATTTGATATAGAGCACAATTGTAATCAGACATCCGCTCGCGCCGGAAGTATTACTACAGATCATGGCGTAATACCTACTCCTATATTTATGCCTGTGGGTACTGTAGGCTCTGTAAAGGCTGTGCACATGACAGAGCTGAAAGAGGATATCGGGGCCAAAATAATACTGGGAAATACTTATCACCTGTATCTTAGGCCAGGGCTTGAGACGCTGTACATGGCTGGCGGATTGCATAAATTTAACAGCTGGGATGGTCCTATACTGACTGATAGCGGAGGTTATCAGGTTTTTAGTCTTGCCGAGAGGCGCAAGATCACGGAAGAGGGGGTTACCTTTCGCTCACACATCGATGGTTCAAAACATCTATTTACCCCCGAAGGTGTAATGGATATTGAGCGTAAGATAGGGGCGGATATTATGATGGCTTTCGATGAGTGCTGTCCGGGCGATGCCGATTATAAATACGCTAAAGATTCTCTGGAACTTACTCAAAGATGGCTCATGAGATGCGTGAAGCGTGTAAAGGAGACTGATCCTCTATATGGATACCACCAAAGTCTCTTCCCTATAGTTCAGGGCTGTGTATACCCGGACTTGAGGTCCCAAGCTGCGGAACATGTGGCTTCGTTGGGAGCAGAAGGTAATGCTATAGGCGGACTTGCAGTAGGAGAGCCTACAGAAAAAATGTACGAGATGGTGGAACTTACAAACTCTATATTGCCCAAAGACAAACCCCGCTATCTGATGGGAGTAGGCACTCCTATAAATTTATTGGAGAATATAGCTCGCGGTGTAGATATGTTTGACTGCATCATGCCCACTCGCAACGGACGCAATGGACAACTCTTTACATGGCATGGTACCATAAACATCAGGAATGCCAAATGGGCTAGAGAATTCTCGCCTATTGATCCGCTAGGTACATCTTTCGTAGACAAGCAATATAGCTTGGCGTATCTGCATCATCTGATCAAGACTCAGGAAATTTTAGGCTTACAAATAGCATCGATACATAATCTTGCTTTTTATCTTGATTTGGTTACGGAAGCTCGTAAACAAATCATTGAAGGAACTTTCTCATCATGGAAAGAAAAGATGGTAAAGCAACTGGACAATCGCCTATAA
- a CDS encoding LptF/LptG family permease produces the protein MNKQWLSKIDRYIIKKFLGTFVFSIALIITISVVFDINEKIDAFLKPEVRLKDIIFDYYLNFIPYYANLFSPLFVFIAVIFFTSKLAENSEIIAMLSTGMSFKRLMKPYVISAAIIGVITFIFNSFIIPPGNLKRIDFQSKYIKNNRVEYAESIQLEIEKGVYIFINSFNTVSKTGYQFSMDKFKKSDLVSRLTAERITYDSVNHWTLYNYKIRSFRGMYEKDTTGMQIDTVINISPLDLVVSKSDAETMTTPELTSYINRQRERGTGNATQFDIERHKRYASIFSAFILTIIGASLSSRKMKGGMGFNIAIGLGLSFGYILFMTVTSTFAVSGAMPPWLAAWIPNIVFVLIAIYLYKKAPQ, from the coding sequence ATGAATAAGCAGTGGCTAAGCAAAATAGATAGATATATAATCAAGAAGTTCTTGGGTACATTTGTATTCTCGATAGCACTCATCATAACCATATCGGTAGTCTTCGATATTAATGAAAAGATAGATGCATTCTTGAAACCGGAGGTAAGACTCAAAGATATTATTTTCGATTACTATCTCAACTTTATCCCCTATTATGCCAATCTTTTCAGCCCACTATTCGTATTTATTGCGGTAATATTTTTCACGTCCAAGCTTGCTGAAAACTCAGAAATCATAGCCATGCTTTCTACGGGCATGAGCTTCAAGAGGCTCATGAAACCTTATGTCATATCCGCTGCAATCATAGGTGTTATCACATTTATTTTCAATAGCTTTATCATTCCACCAGGTAATCTCAAGAGAATTGACTTCCAGTCCAAATACATCAAAAACAACAGGGTAGAATATGCTGAGAGTATACAGCTCGAAATAGAGAAAGGGGTGTATATCTTCATTAACTCATTCAATACCGTATCCAAAACAGGATATCAATTCTCCATGGACAAGTTTAAGAAAAGTGATCTCGTATCACGATTGACGGCAGAGCGCATTACCTACGACTCTGTAAACCACTGGACACTTTACAATTACAAGATCAGATCGTTTCGTGGTATGTACGAAAAAGATACTACGGGCATGCAAATCGACACAGTAATCAACATCAGTCCGCTTGATTTGGTGGTCTCTAAAAGTGATGCCGAGACAATGACAACTCCGGAACTGACCAGCTATATCAACAGACAAAGAGAGCGAGGCACAGGGAATGCTACACAATTCGATATTGAGCGACACAAAAGGTACGCTTCTATATTCTCGGCATTTATACTTACTATCATAGGGGCTTCATTATCATCACGCAAGATGAAAGGAGGTATGGGTTTCAATATAGCCATAGGGCTTGGACTCAGCTTTGGTTATATCCTCTTTATGACGGTAACCTCTACCTTCGCAGTGAGCGGAGCTATGCCGCCGTGGCTTGCGGCATGGATACCGAACATTGTGTTCGTACTCATTGCCATATATCTTTATAAGAAAGCTCCGCAATAA
- the smpB gene encoding SsrA-binding protein, with protein MKEKVQKAINIKNKKASFDYEFIDTYTAGIVLVGTEIKSIRLGKVSLVDTFCYFHKGELWVKNMYISEYFYGSYNNHLARRERKLLLNKKELKKIEETSKAPGITIVPTRLFLNDRGLAKVVIAVAKGKKQYDKRASIKERDDRREMDRAMKR; from the coding sequence ATGAAAGAGAAAGTACAGAAAGCAATCAATATAAAAAACAAAAAGGCGTCTTTCGATTACGAATTCATAGACACCTATACTGCCGGGATCGTGTTGGTCGGGACAGAGATCAAGTCTATCAGATTAGGAAAAGTTAGCTTGGTAGATACCTTTTGTTATTTCCATAAAGGAGAGTTATGGGTAAAAAACATGTATATCTCGGAATATTTTTACGGATCATACAACAACCATCTTGCCCGTAGAGAACGCAAACTATTACTCAATAAAAAGGAGCTGAAGAAAATCGAAGAAACATCTAAAGCTCCAGGTATTACTATAGTACCCACCAGGCTATTTCTCAATGACAGAGGTTTGGCAAAAGTAGTAATTGCTGTAGCAAAAGGTAAGAAACAATATGACAAAAGAGCCTCTATCAAAGAGCGTGATGATAGGCGCGAAATGGATAGAGCCATGAAACGATAA
- a CDS encoding class II fructose-bisphosphate aldolase, which produces MVNYKDLGLVNTREMFAKAVKGGYAIPAFNFNNMEQMQAIIQATVATNSPVILQVSSGARKYANQTLLRYMAQGAVEYAKELGCPNPQIALHLDHGDSFELCKSCIEMGFSSVMIDGSHLPYDENVALTKQVVEYAHQHDVTVEGELGVLAGVEDDVCAEHHTYTEPDQVDDFVKKTGVDSLAISIGTSHGANKFTPEQCERDANGILVPPPLRFDILEEIERRIPGFPIVLHGSSSVPQDKVAIINKFGGALKDAIGIPEEQLRRAAKSAVCKINIDSDGRLAMTAAIREVFATKPGEFDPRKYLGPARDSLKELYMHKIENVLGSNNKI; this is translated from the coding sequence ATGGTTAATTACAAAGATTTAGGTTTGGTAAACACTCGTGAGATGTTTGCTAAAGCGGTAAAAGGCGGATATGCAATCCCGGCTTTCAACTTTAACAATATGGAGCAAATGCAAGCTATCATACAAGCTACAGTTGCTACTAACTCTCCGGTGATCCTTCAGGTATCGAGCGGTGCACGCAAATATGCCAACCAAACTTTGCTTCGCTATATGGCTCAAGGAGCTGTAGAGTATGCCAAAGAACTTGGTTGTCCTAATCCTCAAATCGCACTCCATCTTGACCACGGTGATAGCTTTGAGCTGTGTAAAAGCTGTATTGAGATGGGATTTTCATCTGTAATGATCGATGGTTCACACCTTCCCTATGACGAGAATGTAGCTTTGACCAAGCAAGTGGTAGAATATGCTCATCAGCACGATGTCACTGTAGAAGGCGAGCTGGGAGTATTGGCCGGTGTTGAAGACGATGTATGCGCTGAGCACCACACTTATACAGAGCCAGATCAGGTTGATGACTTCGTAAAAAAGACGGGTGTTGACTCTTTGGCTATCTCAATAGGTACATCACATGGTGCTAATAAGTTTACTCCGGAACAATGCGAGCGTGATGCGAATGGTATCCTCGTTCCTCCTCCCTTGCGTTTCGACATCCTCGAAGAAATCGAGCGTCGTATCCCCGGATTCCCTATTGTACTTCATGGATCGTCATCAGTACCTCAGGACAAAGTGGCTATCATAAACAAATTTGGTGGAGCTCTCAAAGATGCTATCGGTATTCCTGAAGAGCAACTTCGTCGCGCTGCTAAGAGTGCTGTCTGCAAGATCAATATCGACTCAGATGGTCGCTTGGCTATGACTGCCGCTATCCGCGAAGTATTTGCGACCAAACCAGGCGAATTTGATCCTCGTAAATACCTT